Within Actinosynnema pretiosum, the genomic segment ACACCCCTCCCGACGAGCCCGTCCGACCCCAGCCCCAGCAGCCCCGGTCCTAGTCGACCCGGTCCTAGTCGACCCGGTCCGCCGCGCGCTCCGCCACCGCCCCCGGCTCCGGCCAGCCCGGATACGGCGGCGGCGTCCCGTCGAACGCCGGGCACAGCGCCTTGTGGTCGCAGTAGTCGCACAGCCTGCTCGGGTTCGGCCGGAAGTCGCCGGTGCGCCCGGCGCGCAGGATCGCCTCCCAGATCGCCTCCAGGGTCCGCTCGAACCTCGCCAGCTCGCCCTCGTCCGGCGAGTACGCCAGCGCCTGCCGGTCCGCCAGGTACATCAACCTCAGCTGCCGGGGCACCACCCCGCGCTGCCGCCACAGCACCAGCGCGTAGAACTTCATCTGGAACAGCGCCTTGCCCTCGACGTGCTCGCGCGGCGCCGCGCCGGTCTTGTAGTCGACCACCCGGATCTCCCCGGTGGGCGCCACGTCGACCCGGTCCACGTACCCGCGCAGCAGCACCCCGGACGGCAGCTCCCACTCGACCAGCAGCTCCCGCGACTCCGGGTCGAACCGGCGCGGGTCCTCCAGCCCGAAGTAGCCCTCCAGCAGCTCGCGGGCCGACGTCAGCCAGTCCGCCTGCTCCTCGTCCTGGTCCGCGCCGAACAGCTCCGCGAACTCGGGCCGCTCCTCGCGCACCCGCGCCCAGGCGGGCTCCACCAGCTCCCGAGCCCGCTCCGGCACCCGCTCGGCGGCGGGCAGCGCGAACAGGTCCTCCAGCACGGCGTGCACGACCGTGCCCCTGACCTGGGCCTTCGTCGGCTTCTCGGGGAGCCGGTCGACCGCGCGGAAGCGGTAGAGCAGCGGGCACTGCTTGAAGTCGCCCGCGCGGGAGGGCGACAGGGCCGGCCTGCGCACGGGGCGATCGGATGTGGTGGGCGCTGCCATGCGGAGCACAGTAGGCCACCCCACCGACACTCCCGCCCGCCCGGCACACCCCGACGTGACACGACCGCGCCTACGCTGCCCACGATGGCGACTGCGGAGGGCTGGCGGGCGAGGGCGGGCCGGGAGGGCGGTCTGCCGCTGTTCCGCGCCGCGGGCATCCCGGTGCTGCTGGCGCCCTCGTGGTGGCTGGGCTCGGCGGTCATCGTCGTGCTGTACGCGCCGCTCGCGAGCCGGATCAGCCCGGACGCGGGCGGCTTCACCGGCCTGGCGCTCGCCGCCGCGTTCGCCCTGTTCCTCGGCCTGTCCGTGCTGGCCCACGAGCTGGGCCACAGCCTGGTGGCGCTGCGCCTCGGCCTGCCGGTGCGCAGGCTGCGGCTGTTCCTGCTGGGCGGGGTCTCCGAGGTGGCCAGGGCCCCCGGCACCCCGCGCCACGAGGGCCTGGTGGCGGCGGCGGGACCGCTGGTGTCCGTGCTGCTCGCGGGCGTGTTCGCACTCGGCGCCCACGCCATCCCGACCACCGACGCGGTGTGGCTGCTGGTCGCGCAGACCGCGTTCGCCAACGCCGCCGTCGCCGTGTTCAACCTCCTGCCCGGCCTGCCGCTGGACGGCGGGCGCATCCTGCGCGCGGGCGTCTGGGCCATCACCGGCAAGCGCGCCACCGGCACCAGGGCCGCCGTCGTCGGCGGCGGGCTGGTCGCCGCGCTCCTGGTGGTCTGGGCGGTGCTGGGGCTGCTCGACGGCGCGCCGGACCGCTGGCTGCGCTTCGGCGTGTGCCTGCTCACGGCCTGGTTCGTGGTCGCGGGCGCGCGCGGCGAGTCGGCCGCCGAGCGGGCCAGGGCCTGGCCGGAGGGGCTCACCCTGCAGCAGCTCGTGCGCCCGGTGCTCCAGCTGCCCGCCGAGAGCCCGGTGTCCGGCGCGCTGTCGGCCGCCGCCGGGCGCGGGGTGGTGCTGGTGCGCGCCGACGGGGTCGCCGCCGGGCTGCTGGACCGGACCCTGGCCGAGCGCCTGGCGGGCACGTCCCCGCACGCGCCCGCCGAGCAGGCCGCCGTGCCGATCCGACCGGAGACCGTGCTGCTCGCCGACGAGGCCGGGGACGACGTGGTCGAGCGGGTCCGGTCGACCGCGGCGCGCGAGTACCTGGTGGTCGACCTGGAGGGCAGGCCCGCCGGGGTGCTGCGCCGCGAGGACCTCAAGGCCGCGCTGGAGAGCCGCTAGCCGTCCCCCAGGTCCGCGTCCTGCGCCAGCAGCGCGGCCTGCACCCGCGAGCGCAGGTCCAGCTTCATCAGCACCCGCGACACGTGCGTCTTCACCGTCG encodes:
- a CDS encoding RecB family exonuclease: MAAPTTSDRPVRRPALSPSRAGDFKQCPLLYRFRAVDRLPEKPTKAQVRGTVVHAVLEDLFALPAAERVPERARELVEPAWARVREERPEFAELFGADQDEEQADWLTSARELLEGYFGLEDPRRFDPESRELLVEWELPSGVLLRGYVDRVDVAPTGEIRVVDYKTGAAPREHVEGKALFQMKFYALVLWRQRGVVPRQLRLMYLADRQALAYSPDEGELARFERTLEAIWEAILRAGRTGDFRPNPSRLCDYCDHKALCPAFDGTPPPYPGWPEPGAVAERAADRVD
- a CDS encoding site-2 protease family protein → MATAEGWRARAGREGGLPLFRAAGIPVLLAPSWWLGSAVIVVLYAPLASRISPDAGGFTGLALAAAFALFLGLSVLAHELGHSLVALRLGLPVRRLRLFLLGGVSEVARAPGTPRHEGLVAAAGPLVSVLLAGVFALGAHAIPTTDAVWLLVAQTAFANAAVAVFNLLPGLPLDGGRILRAGVWAITGKRATGTRAAVVGGGLVAALLVVWAVLGLLDGAPDRWLRFGVCLLTAWFVVAGARGESAAERARAWPEGLTLQQLVRPVLQLPAESPVSGALSAAAGRGVVLVRADGVAAGLLDRTLAERLAGTSPHAPAEQAAVPIRPETVLLADEAGDDVVERVRSTAAREYLVVDLEGRPAGVLRREDLKAALESR